A region from the Paludisphaera rhizosphaerae genome encodes:
- a CDS encoding YcjF family protein, protein MRSPQPAWTLPAVAAAAFAAVAAFVVVATAGNRLGDWRPGLLIALGLVVAGALAGLVYAWRRRPVPQPEEEAAPNPAALAEAARQQADRAREHIEKIRDARRREELRGELSRIEEQRNAEMDVVVFGTVSAGKTSLINALIGREVGETGAVMGTTRQGENHVYTLQGVEGTLRLIDTPGISEAGLGGTDRESEARRLAERADLLLFVVDHDLIRREYAVLTELARLGKRSIVVLNKKDRFPEADVAAILAKLRERLDGVVKPRDVVAIAAAPRPMPVRVVAADGTSETVYEIQEPDIQPLRDGVARVLSNEGNLLRVANLLIKTTLLGREAESTLDAERRLKSEELIDHYQWVTAAKVFANPVPALNLVQGAAVQLDLIADLARVYDLNPSPGQMRALAARLGQGMLKVGLVEAASSVVAGVFKRTPTTFLAAGAVQAVTMAYLSRIAGKTLSDYFRNGENWGPEGVEGALLRQFEANSRAEFLQDFAGQALDRFLTKARLKSASA, encoded by the coding sequence ATGCGATCCCCTCAGCCCGCTTGGACACTCCCGGCCGTCGCGGCCGCCGCTTTTGCGGCCGTGGCGGCCTTCGTCGTCGTCGCGACGGCCGGCAACCGCCTCGGCGACTGGCGGCCGGGTCTTCTCATCGCGCTTGGGCTCGTGGTGGCTGGCGCTCTGGCCGGTCTGGTCTACGCCTGGCGCCGGCGCCCTGTTCCTCAGCCTGAAGAAGAAGCCGCCCCTAACCCCGCCGCTCTGGCCGAAGCCGCCCGCCAGCAGGCCGATCGAGCCCGTGAGCATATCGAAAAGATCCGGGACGCTCGACGTCGCGAAGAGCTGCGCGGCGAGTTATCGCGAATCGAGGAACAGCGAAACGCGGAGATGGACGTCGTCGTCTTCGGCACTGTCTCCGCAGGTAAGACTTCCCTGATCAATGCGCTGATCGGCCGCGAGGTCGGGGAGACCGGCGCGGTGATGGGAACGACCCGACAGGGCGAGAATCACGTCTACACGCTCCAAGGGGTTGAGGGAACGCTCCGACTCATCGATACACCGGGTATATCGGAAGCGGGCCTCGGCGGTACCGACCGAGAGAGTGAGGCTCGCCGACTGGCTGAACGCGCCGATCTGCTCCTCTTCGTCGTCGACCACGACCTGATCCGCCGCGAGTACGCCGTTCTCACTGAACTGGCCCGCCTGGGCAAGCGGTCGATCGTGGTGCTGAACAAGAAGGACCGATTCCCCGAAGCCGACGTCGCGGCGATACTCGCCAAGCTGAGAGAGAGGCTCGACGGCGTCGTCAAACCGCGGGACGTTGTGGCGATCGCCGCTGCTCCGCGCCCGATGCCTGTTCGCGTCGTCGCCGCCGACGGAACGTCGGAAACGGTTTACGAGATTCAAGAGCCCGATATCCAACCTCTTCGCGACGGCGTCGCCCGCGTGCTGTCGAACGAGGGAAACCTTCTCAGGGTGGCGAACCTTCTGATCAAGACCACGCTTCTGGGCCGGGAGGCCGAGTCGACACTCGACGCCGAACGTCGGCTCAAGAGCGAAGAGTTGATCGACCACTACCAGTGGGTGACAGCCGCCAAGGTCTTTGCCAACCCAGTCCCCGCGCTGAACCTCGTTCAGGGTGCAGCCGTGCAACTGGACCTGATCGCCGACCTCGCCCGCGTGTACGACCTGAATCCGTCGCCGGGACAGATGCGGGCCCTGGCGGCTCGGCTGGGGCAGGGGATGCTCAAGGTGGGACTCGTCGAGGCCGCGTCGTCGGTCGTCGCCGGCGTGTTCAAGCGGACGCCCACGACCTTCCTGGCCGCCGGCGCAGTCCAGGCTGTGACAATGGCCTATCTCTCTCGCATCGCCGGCAAGACTCTTTCGGACTACTTTCGGAACGGCGAGAACTGGGGGCCCGAAGGCGTGGAAGGCGCTCTCCTTCGCCAGTTCGAGGCCAACAGCCGGGCTGAGTTCCTCCAGGATTTCGCCGGTCAGGCCCTTGATCGGTTTCTGACCAAGGCGCGGCTCAAATCGGCTTCGGCATGA
- a CDS encoding GTP-binding protein: MTTPGKLDGSPTPADAKAALDALERAAKAAEAEGEPDAVERARDSLKATLDALKLTPEEEKAMGPEVARLRELARKLDETTVEIVAFGMVSRGKSSVLNALLGRDVFEVGATHGTTIRRGSHEWAEAEPDGLPDARLILVDTPGIDEVGGEVREIQARDAARRADLILFIVSGDMQRIEIDALAELHKHRKPIILVFNQVDKYPDADREAIHAKLEDDRVKGHVRPEDVVLCAARPDPVPIKIRTPDGKSRIEWERPAPLIEPLKARILDVLEREGKALVALNTLLTAGDLHAEILDRKVRIREEAANRVIWNYALMKGAAVALNPIPVADLAGGAAVDVAMILALSKVYGIPLTRPAAIRLVRDMTIAMGATGLVQVATRLIGSGVKASLAGATVMTGGLAAPLTALGYGAIGLTMAATAASASYVIGHAAGAYLKQGGQWGPHGVKTVVQQILAQSKTDSIVDRLRDELKSQIKP; this comes from the coding sequence ATGACGACCCCAGGGAAACTCGACGGCTCGCCGACTCCCGCCGACGCGAAGGCGGCGCTCGATGCTCTGGAACGCGCGGCGAAGGCGGCCGAAGCCGAGGGCGAGCCGGACGCCGTCGAACGGGCTCGGGACAGCCTGAAGGCCACGCTTGACGCTCTGAAGCTCACGCCCGAGGAAGAAAAGGCGATGGGCCCGGAGGTCGCCCGGCTTCGCGAGTTGGCTCGCAAGCTCGATGAGACGACCGTCGAGATCGTTGCGTTCGGAATGGTCAGCCGGGGCAAGTCGTCGGTCCTCAACGCCTTGCTCGGCCGCGACGTGTTCGAAGTCGGCGCGACCCACGGAACGACGATCCGTCGCGGCTCACACGAATGGGCCGAGGCCGAGCCCGACGGGCTTCCGGACGCCCGGCTGATCCTGGTCGACACGCCCGGAATCGACGAGGTCGGCGGCGAGGTTCGCGAGATTCAGGCCCGCGACGCCGCCCGTCGCGCAGACCTGATCCTGTTCATCGTTTCGGGCGATATGCAGCGGATCGAAATCGACGCTCTGGCCGAGCTTCACAAGCATCGCAAGCCGATCATTCTGGTCTTCAACCAGGTCGATAAATATCCCGACGCCGACCGCGAGGCGATCCACGCCAAGCTGGAGGACGACCGCGTTAAAGGTCACGTCCGTCCCGAGGACGTCGTCCTCTGCGCTGCGAGGCCCGATCCCGTTCCCATCAAGATCCGCACGCCCGACGGCAAGTCTCGGATCGAGTGGGAACGTCCCGCGCCGCTGATCGAACCGCTCAAGGCCCGGATCCTCGACGTTCTCGAACGGGAGGGGAAGGCCCTTGTCGCACTGAATACCCTGCTGACGGCGGGTGATCTGCACGCCGAGATCCTGGATCGCAAGGTCCGAATTCGCGAGGAAGCCGCGAATCGCGTGATCTGGAACTACGCCCTCATGAAGGGGGCGGCCGTGGCGCTGAATCCAATCCCGGTCGCCGACCTGGCTGGCGGGGCGGCCGTCGATGTGGCGATGATCCTGGCGCTGAGCAAGGTCTACGGCATTCCGCTGACCCGCCCGGCCGCGATCCGTCTGGTACGCGACATGACGATCGCCATGGGGGCGACCGGACTGGTCCAGGTGGCGACACGGTTGATTGGCAGCGGCGTGAAGGCCTCGCTCGCCGGAGCGACGGTGATGACTGGCGGACTCGCCGCTCCACTGACGGCGCTGGGGTATGGGGCGATTGGACTGACGATGGCCGCCACGGCCGCCTCAGCATCGTACGTAATCGGGCATGCGGCCGGCGCCTATCTGAAGCAGGGAGGCCAGTGGGGGCCGCACGGCGTCAAAACGGTCGTGCAGCAGATCCTCGCCCAGTCCAAGACCGACTCGATTGTTGACCGCCTTCGCGACGAGTTGAAGTCGCAGATCAAGCCATGA
- a CDS encoding ExbD/TolR family protein: MVRRRKKSDMEGPDVPVAPMLDMAFQLLTFFVLTYRAAPVEGQFVMNLLPPQPATAMAAAPTEAAASNDLPATLRTLPVVLQADDAGRLAQISIADMDVSNDPASLAKELDRHLLDPDAPFDQTLIKIDPNLRYAELMSIIDAFTEAFIRAKKEPKLSFDELKGDGG, translated from the coding sequence GTGGTTCGTCGCAGGAAGAAGTCGGATATGGAAGGGCCGGACGTGCCCGTCGCGCCGATGCTCGACATGGCGTTCCAGCTTCTGACGTTCTTCGTCCTGACGTATCGCGCAGCGCCGGTTGAGGGGCAGTTCGTGATGAACCTGCTTCCGCCTCAGCCGGCGACGGCCATGGCCGCCGCCCCGACCGAAGCGGCGGCATCCAACGACCTCCCCGCTACGTTGCGGACGCTCCCCGTCGTTCTCCAGGCGGACGACGCCGGTCGACTCGCCCAGATCAGCATCGCCGATATGGACGTTTCCAATGACCCGGCCTCGCTCGCGAAGGAACTGGACCGCCACCTCCTCGACCCCGACGCGCCTTTCGATCAAACCCTCATCAAGATCGACCCGAATCTCCGCTACGCCGAATTGATGTCGATCATCGACGCCTTCACCGAGGCCTTCATCCGGGCGAAGAAGGAGCCGAAGCTGAGTTTCGACGAGTTGAAGGGCGACGGAGGCTGA
- a CDS encoding ExbD/TolR family protein yields the protein MSGSVNSKTSMKAEPNLTPLLDIVFQLITFFMLVINFASDNYDQRVNLPDAGSARPVEDDTRIAEDRLVLNIDSEGRLLQGEHAQGIDEAVQTIRHQADLVKLGLKASGVKFDAETGTLPTTIILRADKETNFGSVLGIIKACQSQGFRKFALKAMIRS from the coding sequence ATGAGCGGGAGCGTCAATTCGAAGACGTCCATGAAGGCGGAGCCCAACCTCACGCCGCTCCTGGACATCGTCTTTCAGCTCATCACGTTCTTCATGCTGGTGATCAACTTCGCCAGTGACAACTACGACCAGCGCGTGAACCTCCCGGACGCCGGCTCGGCCCGGCCCGTCGAGGACGACACACGGATCGCCGAGGACCGTCTCGTCCTGAACATCGACTCCGAGGGACGCTTGCTCCAGGGTGAGCACGCCCAGGGGATCGACGAGGCCGTCCAGACGATCCGCCATCAGGCAGACCTGGTGAAGCTGGGCTTGAAGGCGTCCGGCGTCAAGTTCGACGCGGAGACCGGGACGCTTCCCACGACCATCATTCTGCGGGCCGACAAGGAAACGAACTTCGGCTCGGTGCTCGGGATCATCAAGGCCTGTCAGTCGCAGGGCTTCCGAAAGTTCGCCCTCAAGGCGATGATTCGCAGCTGA